In Lachnospiraceae bacterium, one DNA window encodes the following:
- a CDS encoding CHC2 zinc finger domain-containing protein, with the protein MNVFEAVKQSVTTRQAAEHYGIHVGRNGMACCPFHNDKTPSMKLDQRYHCFGCDADGDVIDFTAALYGLGKKEAAVQLAQDFGLSYEDWKPPGKAKNPKPRQKSPEEQFQEAKNRCFCILADYLHLLMAWRKEYAPHSPEEAFHPRFVEALQKQDQVEYLLDVLLFGEMEEKAALITDYGKDVIQLEQRMAELAAADAARTKKHHERHAAATER; encoded by the coding sequence TTGAATGTATTTGAAGCTGTGAAGCAGTCCGTTACAACAAGACAGGCTGCGGAGCATTATGGAATCCATGTAGGGCGGAACGGGATGGCTTGCTGCCCGTTCCATAACGATAAAACCCCAAGCATGAAGCTGGATCAGCGTTACCACTGCTTCGGCTGCGATGCGGATGGGGATGTGATTGATTTTACCGCCGCCCTGTATGGGCTGGGAAAGAAAGAAGCCGCCGTACAACTGGCACAGGACTTCGGGCTTTCCTATGAGGACTGGAAACCGCCGGGAAAGGCAAAAAATCCCAAGCCCCGGCAGAAATCCCCGGAGGAACAGTTTCAGGAAGCAAAGAACCGCTGCTTTTGTATTCTTGCCGATTATCTTCATTTGCTTATGGCATGGAGAAAGGAATATGCCCCGCACTCCCCGGAGGAAGCCTTTCATCCCCGGTTTGTGGAAGCCTTACAGAAGCAAGACCAAGTGGAATATCTGCTGGATGTGCTGCTCTTTGGGGAAATGGAGGAAAAAGCGGCTTTGATTACGGACTACGGAAAGGATGTGATACAGCTTGAACAGCGAATGGCAGAGCTTGCAGCCGCAGACGCAGCAAGAACTAAAAAACACCATGAACGCCATGCAGCCGCCACAGAGCGTTGA
- a CDS encoding sigma-70 family RNA polymerase sigma factor, which translates to MNEPIRTQWQIRCAFNGFCKLALKREAMNAHRDTKQRQLREVTFSDLSPLEEKQLYVCDEYFADDEAEQSFVVGGKEITAKLLAEALHSLPEEKRETVLLYYFFDMSEREIAKFCNLSRTTVQSRRTSSMKLLKRYLEEKAYDCTD; encoded by the coding sequence ATGAACGAGCCTATTCGTACCCAATGGCAAATCCGTTGTGCTTTTAACGGCTTTTGCAAACTGGCGTTGAAGCGAGAAGCTATGAATGCCCACAGGGACACAAAGCAGCGACAATTACGCGAGGTTACTTTTTCTGACCTGTCGCCACTGGAAGAAAAACAGCTCTACGTCTGCGACGAGTATTTTGCAGATGATGAAGCAGAACAGTCTTTCGTTGTCGGCGGCAAAGAAATTACTGCGAAGCTGCTTGCCGAAGCCCTGCACAGTTTGCCGGAAGAAAAGCGGGAAACCGTACTGCTGTATTATTTCTTTGACATGAGCGAACGCGAGATTGCAAAGTTTTGTAATCTGTCAAGGACAACGGTACAGTCCCGCCGGACAAGCTCAATGAAGCTGTTAAAACGCTATTTGGAGGAAAAAGCCTATGACTGCACAGATTAG
- a CDS encoding helix-turn-helix domain-containing protein, which yields MTAQISKSEQDERGLLPYPVIIAATKGDPEAMNIVVQHYESYIASLSMRKLRDERGNIYWGIDEDIRDRLRSRLMRAVLSFKV from the coding sequence ATGACTGCACAGATTAGTAAATCAGAACAGGACGAACGCGGCTTGTTGCCTTACCCGGTAATCATAGCCGCTACTAAGGGCGACCCGGAAGCTATGAACATTGTCGTACAGCATTACGAAAGCTACATAGCGTCCCTGTCTATGCGAAAGCTGCGTGATGAGCGCGGAAATATCTATTGGGGCATAGATGAGGATATACGCGACCGCTTGCGTTCGCGTCTTATGCGGGCTGTCCTTTCATTCAAGGTTTGA
- a CDS encoding excisionase, with translation MSNADVPIWEKYTLTIDEAAKYFRIGENKLRKLAEENPAAGWVIMNGNRIQIKRKQFEKMIDTIDTI, from the coding sequence ATGAGTAACGCCGACGTGCCTATTTGGGAAAAATACACGCTTACGATAGATGAAGCAGCTAAATACTTCCGTATCGGAGAAAACAAGCTGCGTAAATTAGCCGAGGAAAATCCTGCCGCCGGGTGGGTTATTATGAACGGCAACCGTATTCAAATCAAGCGCAAACAGTTTGAAAAAATGATTGATACCATAGACACAATCTGA
- a CDS encoding site-specific integrase, whose translation MSKKRRDSKNRVLRSGESQRKDGRYAYKYIDTFGNPQFVYAWKLVPTDKTPAGKREDISLREKVKEIQKDLDDGIDTIGKKMTVCQLYAKQIRHRGNVRYNTKNGRKRLMKLLEEDKLGGCPIDSVKLSDAKEWAIRMKEKGISYKTISNDKRSLKAAFYTAIQDDCIRKNPFDFQLNTVIEDDTEPKVPLTPAQEESFLSFAQNDKVYQKYYDELIILLGTGLRISELCGLTDTDINFENRIINVDHQLLRSAETGYYIETPKTKSGIRQIPMSEKVYEAFNRVLKRRRGAKAVTIDGYSNFLFLNRDGYPKTATNYDGMFRGLAKKYNKYHEEALPKVMTPHTLRHTFCTNMANAGMNPKALQYIMGHSNITMTLNYYAHATFDSAKAEMLRIAA comes from the coding sequence ATGTCAAAGAAAAGACGTGACAGCAAAAATCGAGTTTTGCGGTCGGGAGAGAGCCAGAGAAAAGACGGAAGATATGCTTACAAATATATAGATACCTTTGGTAATCCGCAGTTTGTGTATGCGTGGAAGTTAGTACCTACGGACAAGACCCCTGCCGGAAAGCGTGAGGATATATCCCTACGAGAAAAGGTAAAAGAGATACAGAAAGACCTTGACGACGGGATAGACACCATAGGCAAGAAAATGACGGTCTGCCAACTTTATGCAAAGCAGATACGCCACCGGGGAAATGTAAGGTACAATACGAAAAACGGACGCAAGCGGCTGATGAAGCTACTGGAAGAAGATAAACTTGGGGGCTGCCCGATTGACAGCGTGAAGCTGTCCGACGCGAAAGAATGGGCAATCCGCATGAAAGAAAAAGGAATTTCCTATAAGACTATCAGTAATGACAAGCGTTCCTTGAAAGCTGCCTTTTACACAGCGATACAGGACGATTGCATAAGGAAAAATCCTTTTGACTTCCAGTTAAACACTGTCATTGAAGATGATACAGAACCAAAGGTTCCGCTAACACCAGCGCAGGAAGAAAGTTTTTTGTCCTTTGCTCAAAATGACAAAGTTTATCAGAAGTATTATGACGAGCTTATTATTTTGCTTGGGACAGGGCTTCGTATCTCTGAACTTTGCGGGCTGACCGATACTGACATTAACTTTGAGAATAGGATAATCAATGTAGACCACCAACTTTTAAGAAGTGCGGAAACAGGATATTACATTGAAACACCAAAAACGAAAAGCGGTATTCGTCAAATTCCAATGAGCGAAAAAGTATATGAAGCATTTAACCGAGTGCTGAAACGGCGCAGGGGTGCAAAAGCTGTTACTATTGACGGTTACAGCAACTTCCTTTTCCTCAACCGGGACGGCTACCCGAAAACAGCTACCAATTATGACGGTATGTTTAGGGGGCTTGCAAAGAAGTACAACAAGTACCATGAGGAAGCTCTACCGAAAGTAATGACACCGCACACCTTACGTCATACGTTCTGTACCAACATGGCAAATGCCGGAATGAACCCGAAAGCATTACAGTACATTATGGGACATTCCAACATTACTATGACGCTGAACTATTACGCACACGCTACTTTCGACAGCGCAAAAGCTGAAATGCTGCGGATAGCAGCTTAG
- a CDS encoding sodium-dependent transporter, producing MNKNKRSTFSGKLGFVLSAAGASVGLGNIWRFPYLAAKYGGGIFLLIYIILALTFGYTMIIAETSLGRMTKKSPVGAYQSFGKSKWLSLGGWINAIIPILIVPYYSVIGGWVIKYLVGYFSGQTQALASDTYFSAFISNGASTEICFIVFTFCTLGIIYAGVQNGIERVSKFMMPVLVVLSVIIAIYSVTRPGALEGVKYFLVPNLANFSWMTVVSAMGQMFYSLSIAMGILVTFGSYMLKDMSIEDSTQNVEIFDTAIAIMAGLMIIPAVFAFSGGDPNTLKAGPALMFITIPKVFANMGLGTGIGILFFLLVLFAAMTSSIALTESAVSTFEDELYWGRKKSTIVMAVIMVSLGSLSCLGYGPLANVTIIGMQFLDFFDFLTNSVMMPIAAIATCLLVSKVIGVKKIEEEVTLEGKPFRRKKIFFFMIQYLCPVFAAIILISSVANAFGWISM from the coding sequence ATGAACAAAAACAAGCGAAGTACGTTCTCAGGAAAGCTCGGATTTGTCCTGTCTGCAGCGGGAGCTTCCGTAGGACTTGGCAATATCTGGCGTTTTCCTTACCTAGCTGCCAAATATGGCGGCGGTATCTTTCTACTGATCTACATCATTCTGGCCCTTACCTTTGGCTACACCATGATCATAGCAGAAACGTCTTTAGGGCGCATGACAAAAAAGAGTCCTGTAGGTGCTTACCAAAGCTTTGGGAAGTCTAAATGGTTGTCTCTTGGCGGCTGGATCAATGCCATTATCCCGATTCTGATCGTTCCTTACTACTCCGTAATTGGTGGATGGGTCATTAAATATCTGGTGGGCTATTTTAGCGGACAGACACAGGCTCTGGCTTCGGATACTTATTTTTCCGCTTTTATCTCCAACGGGGCTTCCACAGAGATCTGCTTTATTGTTTTCACCTTTTGTACTCTGGGCATTATTTATGCAGGTGTACAAAACGGCATTGAACGTGTTTCCAAATTTATGATGCCGGTTCTGGTAGTGCTTTCTGTGATCATTGCCATTTATTCTGTTACCAGACCTGGTGCATTGGAAGGCGTTAAATACTTTCTGGTACCAAACCTGGCAAACTTTTCCTGGATGACCGTAGTTTCCGCTATGGGCCAGATGTTCTACTCACTGTCCATTGCCATGGGCATTCTGGTTACTTTCGGCTCCTATATGTTAAAGGATATGTCTATTGAGGATTCTACCCAGAATGTAGAGATCTTCGATACTGCTATCGCTATTATGGCCGGTCTTATGATCATCCCTGCTGTATTTGCTTTCTCAGGAGGTGATCCGAATACACTTAAAGCCGGACCTGCACTGATGTTTATTACCATTCCAAAAGTATTTGCCAATATGGGCCTTGGAACCGGCATTGGTATCCTGTTCTTCTTATTGGTACTCTTTGCAGCCATGACCAGCTCCATTGCACTGACAGAAAGTGCTGTTTCTACCTTTGAAGATGAGCTGTACTGGGGACGTAAAAAATCTACCATTGTTATGGCAGTTATCATGGTATCCCTTGGTTCTTTGTCCTGCCTAGGATACGGACCACTGGCAAACGTAACCATCATCGGCATGCAGTTTCTGGATTTCTTTGATTTTCTTACCAATTCTGTGATGATGCCCATCGCAGCTATTGCCACCTGCCTTCTGGTTTCCAAGGTCATCGGTGTAAAAAAGATTGAAGAAGAAGTCACACTGGAGGGAAAACCATTCCGTAGAAAGAAGATCTTCTTTTTTATGATCCAATATCTGTGTCCTGTCTTTGCAGCTATTATCCTTATCAGTTCTGTTGCAAATGCATTTGGATGGATCTCCATGTAG
- a CDS encoding GTP-binding protein, giving the protein MKILIVSGFLGAGKTTFIKAFAKHTGKDFAILENEYGTAGIDADRLRAEEGQSPVNIWEMTEGCICCSAKGDFSLSVLSIANTIDPEYLVIEPTGVGMLGNVLENVKKIEYQRISILSPVTIADIYSCRRYLKEYPALYENQIREAGTIFLSKSEQASPEEKEEARQILTKINPTATIYTDHYSSLPEKDWLRILETGYDGQIYESKAIESEELPDTFSIENAYFASPESLLIFLEDLIRGQFGNVFRAKGQLPAGSHWFQFDVADSRYGITGCEPLKTGKAVFIGTDIQRQPIRHVALNKMIQKKITWKKG; this is encoded by the coding sequence ATGAAAATATTGATCGTATCCGGCTTTCTGGGCGCAGGAAAAACTACTTTTATTAAAGCTTTCGCAAAACATACCGGAAAAGATTTTGCCATACTTGAAAATGAGTACGGCACTGCCGGCATTGACGCAGACCGTCTGCGTGCAGAAGAAGGCCAAAGCCCTGTTAATATCTGGGAAATGACAGAAGGCTGCATCTGCTGCTCCGCTAAAGGAGATTTTTCCCTGTCCGTCCTTTCTATTGCCAATACCATTGATCCTGAATATCTGGTGATCGAACCAACAGGTGTAGGCATGTTAGGCAATGTACTGGAAAATGTAAAAAAGATCGAATATCAGCGGATTTCCATTTTATCTCCTGTAACCATCGCAGATATTTACAGCTGCAGACGTTATTTAAAAGAATATCCTGCTCTCTACGAAAACCAGATCCGGGAAGCGGGAACTATTTTCCTGTCAAAATCTGAACAGGCTTCACCGGAAGAAAAAGAAGAAGCCAGACAGATCTTAACCAAAATAAATCCCACCGCCACTATTTATACAGACCACTACTCTTCTCTTCCTGAAAAAGACTGGCTGCGGATTCTTGAAACAGGCTATGACGGACAGATTTATGAATCCAAAGCTATTGAAAGTGAAGAACTGCCTGATACCTTTTCCATTGAAAATGCTTATTTTGCTTCCCCGGAATCTCTCCTGATATTTTTAGAGGACCTGATCCGCGGACAATTCGGAAATGTATTCCGTGCCAAAGGCCAGCTTCCTGCGGGATCACACTGGTTCCAGTTTGATGTGGCTGACAGCCGCTACGGTATTACAGGCTGTGAGCCATTAAAAACAGGAAAGGCTGTATTTATCGGAACAGATATCCAAAGGCAGCCCATCCGCCATGTAGCATTAAACAAGATGATCCAAAAGAAGATCACCTGGAAAAAAGGATAA
- a CDS encoding NAD(P)-dependent alcohol dehydrogenase, with protein sequence MKGYAMLKIGESGWIEKDRPACGPMDAICKPLAVAICTSDVHTLWEGAIGDRHNMILGHECCAEVVEVGSMVKDFKPGDRVLVPAITPDWNSLEAQAGYSMHSGGMLAGWKFSNFKDGVFSEYFHVNDADGNLALLPSNISPTDACMLSDMVPTGFHGVELADVQFGDTVLVVGIGPVGLMSVAGTNMRGASRIIAVGTRPVCVEAAKKYGATDFISYKNGPIWKQVMDMTDGKGVDKVVIAGGGVETFAEAVKCLKPGGKIGNVNYLGSGDTIDIPRTEWGVGMGHKQINGGLMPGGRLRMEKLGALVSAGKLDVSPLSTHVFKGWDHLEEALFLMRDKPAELIKPVVVIEE encoded by the coding sequence ATGAAGGGTTATGCAATGTTAAAAATCGGAGAATCTGGATGGATCGAGAAAGATCGTCCTGCATGTGGACCAATGGATGCCATCTGTAAGCCATTAGCAGTTGCCATCTGCACCTCCGATGTGCACACTCTCTGGGAAGGCGCTATCGGCGACCGTCACAACATGATCTTAGGGCACGAGTGCTGTGCAGAAGTTGTTGAAGTTGGTTCTATGGTAAAGGATTTTAAGCCTGGCGACCGTGTATTAGTTCCTGCTATCACTCCTGACTGGAACTCCTTAGAGGCTCAGGCCGGCTACTCCATGCACTCAGGCGGCATGTTAGCAGGCTGGAAATTCTCCAACTTCAAAGACGGCGTATTCTCTGAATATTTCCATGTAAATGATGCAGACGGAAACCTGGCACTACTGCCATCCAATATCAGCCCAACCGATGCATGTATGCTGTCTGATATGGTTCCTACCGGCTTCCACGGCGTTGAGTTAGCAGATGTCCAGTTTGGTGATACTGTACTGGTAGTTGGTATCGGACCTGTAGGACTTATGTCCGTAGCAGGAACCAACATGCGCGGCGCTTCCCGCATCATCGCAGTAGGAACCCGTCCTGTCTGCGTAGAGGCTGCAAAGAAGTACGGTGCTACTGATTTCATAAGCTACAAAAATGGCCCGATCTGGAAACAGGTTATGGATATGACAGACGGCAAGGGCGTTGATAAGGTTGTGATCGCCGGCGGCGGTGTTGAAACCTTTGCGGAAGCCGTTAAGTGCTTAAAGCCAGGCGGCAAGATCGGTAATGTAAACTACCTTGGCTCCGGTGATACCATTGATATCCCACGTACTGAATGGGGCGTAGGTATGGGCCATAAGCAGATCAATGGTGGTTTAATGCCAGGCGGACGTTTACGTATGGAAAAACTGGGAGCTTTAGTATCTGCTGGGAAACTGGATGTTTCCCCATTAAGCACTCACGTATTCAAAGGCTGGGATCACCTGGAAGAAGCACTGTTCCTTATGAGAGACAAGCCAGCTGAACTTATCAAGCCAGTTGTTGTGATCGAAGAATAA
- the deoC gene encoding deoxyribose-phosphate aldolase — MKPKSQEKEGANNMRLTELARKTDISCVQAFHTRDEIDAMIEAAIHCRFAAAFTLPAFSSYVAEKLAPYPDIHAGGVISFPGGGDTTSQKYRQAKELREAGCEELDMVMNLTALRSHEDQYVLEDIAAVREAAGKDILKVIIEAPQLTGEEIHRAVNLCIQAEADYVKTSTGWYPSHPSVLSHIQLMSDAAKGRIKIKAAGGIRTLETIRAMEKAGCDRFGISISSALKLFHDLY, encoded by the coding sequence ATGAAGCCGAAATCTCAGGAAAAGGAAGGAGCAAATAATATGCGCCTTACAGAACTTGCAAGAAAAACCGACATTAGCTGTGTCCAGGCATTTCACACCCGCGATGAGATCGACGCCATGATAGAAGCAGCCATACATTGCCGCTTTGCTGCTGCTTTTACACTGCCCGCTTTTTCATCCTATGTGGCAGAAAAACTTGCCCCTTATCCGGATATCCATGCCGGTGGTGTCATCAGCTTTCCCGGAGGCGGGGATACTACCAGCCAGAAATACAGACAGGCAAAAGAACTGCGTGAAGCCGGATGTGAGGAATTGGACATGGTTATGAATTTAACAGCCTTAAGAAGCCATGAAGACCAATATGTACTGGAAGATATTGCTGCTGTCCGTGAAGCAGCAGGCAAAGATATCTTAAAGGTCATCATCGAAGCCCCCCAGCTGACAGGAGAAGAGATCCATCGTGCTGTAAACCTATGTATTCAGGCCGAAGCAGACTATGTAAAGACCAGCACCGGCTGGTATCCTTCCCACCCATCTGTCCTCTCCCATATACAACTTATGTCAGATGCAGCGAAAGGGCGGATTAAGATCAAAGCCGCTGGCGGGATCAGGACCTTAGAAACCATCCGTGCTATGGAAAAAGCCGGATGTGACCGTTTTGGCATTAGTATCTCTTCTGCTTTAAAATTGTTTCATGACCTTTACTGA
- a CDS encoding GntR family transcriptional regulator, whose product MTNKPIYIKIYDKIKSAIKGGTYPPGSFLPTEQELETLYQVSRTTIRKAVKLLSDEGILSVRQGCGTMVMDTRTTQNYNQVTSVTESLRKRGHDVTTGSMMIDVIPASRDIATDLFIPEGTPVARIQRLQLADGRPVTLMENYIEYAKVPGIEHHSGHFVALYQFLEENYNLFIDSTKDKISAKSADFLEARVLDVEPKTALLVIRRISYYKDTPVSIDHVRIIGSQYEAEISGKGRSK is encoded by the coding sequence ATGACAAACAAACCGATCTACATAAAAATATACGATAAAATAAAATCTGCCATCAAAGGCGGCACCTACCCGCCGGGAAGCTTTCTTCCCACAGAGCAGGAGCTTGAAACCCTGTATCAGGTCAGCCGCACTACTATCCGAAAGGCAGTAAAGCTTCTTTCTGATGAAGGCATTTTAAGTGTCCGCCAGGGCTGCGGCACCATGGTCATGGATACCCGCACTACCCAGAATTACAATCAGGTAACTTCTGTAACTGAGTCCTTACGAAAGCGTGGCCATGATGTGACTACAGGAAGCATGATGATCGACGTTATCCCGGCTTCCAGGGATATTGCCACAGACCTTTTTATACCAGAAGGAACGCCTGTTGCCCGCATCCAGCGTTTACAGCTGGCAGATGGCCGGCCTGTGACTTTAATGGAAAACTATATTGAATATGCAAAGGTTCCAGGCATCGAACATCACAGCGGTCATTTTGTGGCTCTGTATCAATTTCTGGAGGAAAACTATAACCTGTTCATTGACTCTACCAAAGATAAGATCTCTGCCAAATCTGCAGACTTTTTAGAAGCCCGCGTTTTAGACGTGGAACCTAAAACCGCTCTTTTAGTGATCCGGCGTATATCCTATTATAAAGATACACCGGTAAGTATCGACCATGTACGTATCATCGGCAGCCAATATGAAGCCGAAATCTCAGGAAAAGGAAGGAGCAAATAA
- a CDS encoding cupin domain-containing protein — protein sequence MDYPDKDQRWVFHGKTEAQEMDPGVVRRILAYCNDAMCVENTFKKGAIGALHNHPHTQITYVASGKFEFTIDGEVHTVSAGDTLLKQDGVMHGCTCLEDGILIDIFTPMREDFL from the coding sequence ATGGATTATCCGGATAAAGATCAAAGATGGGTATTTCATGGAAAAACTGAGGCGCAGGAGATGGATCCGGGAGTAGTGCGCCGGATTTTAGCTTATTGTAATGATGCTATGTGTGTGGAGAATACCTTTAAAAAAGGGGCCATCGGTGCGTTGCACAATCATCCGCATACCCAGATCACCTATGTGGCATCTGGTAAGTTTGAATTTACCATAGACGGAGAGGTGCATACAGTCAGTGCAGGAGATACGCTGCTGAAACAGGATGGGGTAATGCATGGCTGTACCTGTCTGGAAGATGGTATTCTGATCGATATTTTTACTCCAATGAGAGAGGATTTCCTGTAA
- the tig gene encoding trigger factor codes for MSVQVEKLEKNMAKLTVEVSAEDFKAAIKKAFNKNKNRFSIPGFRKGKAPQAMIEKMYGEGVFYEDAADEAINASYAEAMKESGLDIVSRPEVTIEKIGKDEPFVYSALVAVKPEVTLGQYKGVEVEKADASVSAEDVEAELKKVQEQNARLLTVEDRGVEDGDQTVIDFEGFVDGKGFEGGKAEDYPLTIGSHSFIDTFEEQLIGKKIGEECEVNVTFPTEYHAADLAGKPATFKVTVKEIKVKELPELNDEFASEVSEFDTLDEYKKDVEKKLAEKKEIEANSKNEDAVVAKVVENASMEIPDKMIDAQAENMVQDMARRMQSQGLSLDMYLKYTGMTVEQMKEQARPDAEKRIRTRLVLEAVAQAENIQISDEKVDEEVAKMAEAYKMEVDKLKSYMSESDIKQMKEDLAVQQAVDLLVAEAKLA; via the coding sequence ATGAGTGTACAGGTAGAAAAATTAGAGAAGAATATGGCAAAACTGACTGTAGAAGTCAGCGCTGAGGATTTTAAGGCTGCGATCAAGAAAGCGTTTAATAAGAACAAGAACCGCTTCTCCATCCCAGGCTTCCGTAAAGGAAAAGCTCCTCAGGCTATGATCGAAAAGATGTATGGCGAAGGCGTATTCTATGAGGATGCAGCTGATGAAGCGATCAACGCTTCCTACGCTGAGGCTATGAAGGAAAGCGGACTGGACATCGTTTCCAGACCAGAAGTTACCATCGAAAAGATCGGCAAAGATGAGCCATTTGTATACAGTGCATTAGTAGCAGTTAAGCCAGAAGTTACTTTAGGACAGTACAAGGGCGTAGAAGTAGAGAAGGCTGACGCTTCTGTAAGTGCAGAGGATGTTGAGGCTGAATTAAAGAAGGTTCAGGAGCAGAACGCAAGACTGCTTACAGTTGAAGACCGTGGAGTAGAAGACGGCGACCAGACCGTTATCGACTTCGAAGGCTTTGTAGACGGAAAGGGCTTTGAAGGCGGAAAGGCTGAGGACTATCCATTAACCATCGGTTCCCATTCCTTTATCGATACCTTTGAAGAACAGCTGATCGGCAAGAAGATCGGTGAAGAGTGCGAAGTAAACGTAACTTTCCCAACCGAGTACCATGCAGCAGATCTGGCTGGAAAGCCAGCTACCTTTAAGGTAACTGTTAAGGAAATCAAGGTAAAAGAACTTCCAGAGTTAAATGATGAGTTCGCATCTGAGGTTTCTGAATTCGATACATTAGATGAGTACAAGAAAGACGTTGAGAAGAAGTTAGCTGAGAAGAAAGAAATCGAAGCAAACTCCAAGAACGAAGACGCTGTAGTTGCTAAGGTAGTTGAGAATGCATCTATGGAGATCCCGGACAAGATGATCGATGCCCAGGCAGAGAACATGGTTCAGGATATGGCCCGCCGTATGCAGAGCCAGGGACTGTCTCTGGATATGTACTTAAAGTACACAGGTATGACTGTAGAGCAGATGAAGGAGCAGGCTCGTCCAGATGCTGAAAAGAGAATCCGCACCAGACTGGTTCTGGAAGCAGTTGCCCAGGCTGAGAACATCCAGATCTCTGATGAGAAGGTTGACGAAGAAGTAGCTAAGATGGCAGAAGCTTACAAGATGGAAGTTGACAAGTTAAAGAGCTACATGAGCGAAAGCGATATTAAGCAGATGAAGGAAGACTTAGCTGTACAGCAGGCAGTTGATCTGTTAGTAGCAGAAGCTAAGCTGGCTTAA